A single Thiohalobacter thiocyanaticus DNA region contains:
- a CDS encoding DUF1365 domain-containing protein, producing MHRRCFPAAYRFRYRVFSLYIDVDRIDAAAAHCRLFSHNRFNLFSFHDRDHGPRDGSSLRAWAERLLDAAGLPSAGTRIHLLCFPRLLGYGFNPLSLWYVEAADGGLIAILCEVHNTFGESHTYILHAQGAQLAWPVTGEHDKRFHVSPFIDMQARYHFRLSRPDARLQYVIREYQQGRLLLAAVQTGRRRPLSDRTWLALALRMPLMTFKIMAMIHWQALKLWLRRVPFHPKPSPPRKEFSS from the coding sequence ATGCACCGACGTTGTTTTCCCGCGGCCTACCGGTTCCGCTACCGGGTGTTCAGTCTCTACATCGACGTCGATCGCATCGACGCGGCGGCCGCGCACTGTCGGCTGTTCTCGCACAATCGCTTCAATCTGTTCAGTTTCCACGACCGCGATCACGGTCCGCGCGACGGCAGCAGCCTGCGCGCCTGGGCCGAACGCCTGCTGGACGCTGCCGGTCTGCCGTCTGCCGGCACCCGCATCCACCTGCTGTGCTTCCCCCGGCTGCTGGGCTATGGCTTCAATCCGCTCAGCCTGTGGTATGTCGAAGCCGCCGACGGCGGGCTGATCGCCATCCTGTGCGAGGTGCACAACACCTTCGGCGAGTCCCATACCTACATCCTGCATGCACAGGGAGCGCAGCTCGCCTGGCCGGTCACGGGCGAGCACGACAAGCGGTTTCATGTCTCGCCCTTCATCGACATGCAGGCGCGCTACCACTTCCGGCTGTCGCGCCCGGACGCGCGCCTGCAGTACGTCATCCGGGAATATCAGCAGGGCCGGCTGCTGCTGGCCGCGGTGCAGACCGGCCGGCGCCGCCCGCTCAGCGACCGCACCTGGCTGGCACTCGCCCTGCGCATGCCGCTGATGACCTTCAAGATCATGGCCATGATCCACTGGCAGGCCCTGAAGCTGTGGCTGCGACGGGTGCCCTTCCATCCCAAACCCTCACCGCCCCGCAAGGAGTTCAGTTCATGA
- a CDS encoding chalcone isomerase family protein, with amino-acid sequence MKTVAMLYLCRLRTWLAGLLLALATPAQAEAPLPVAVEVGEDRLSLIRQDTIRYAGLFRVYSLGVYAPAPQPLPQLLAADASTCIEARYHRDLEREILIEAAHHILERQHPTPRLQAFSDGLARLHAAYVDIRAGDRYRLCRLRDSGLTLDHNGRQVLFQPDPELARLYLGIWLGPGGILDDNG; translated from the coding sequence ATGAAAACTGTCGCCATGTTGTATCTGTGTCGTCTCCGGACCTGGCTGGCCGGTCTGCTGCTGGCCCTGGCGACACCGGCGCAGGCGGAGGCGCCATTGCCGGTCGCGGTCGAGGTCGGGGAGGATCGCCTGTCACTGATCCGGCAGGATACCATCCGTTATGCCGGCCTGTTCCGGGTCTACAGTCTCGGTGTCTACGCCCCCGCGCCACAGCCGCTGCCGCAGCTGCTAGCCGCCGATGCCAGCACCTGCATCGAGGCCCGCTACCATCGCGACCTGGAGCGGGAAATCCTGATCGAGGCGGCACACCATATCCTGGAACGGCAGCACCCGACGCCTCGACTGCAGGCGTTCAGTGACGGACTGGCGCGGTTGCACGCGGCCTATGTCGATATCCGGGCCGGCGACCGCTACCGTCTGTGCCGCCTCCGGGACAGCGGCCTGACACTCGACCACAACGGCCGGCAGGTGCTGTTCCAGCCCGACCCGGAACTGGCCCGACTGTATCTGGGCATCTGGTTGGGGCCGGGCGGGATTCTGGACGACAATGGCTGA
- a CDS encoding MFS transporter, giving the protein MTLPHWQRTLLAYGVTGLPLAALGLPLYVFLPAFYAGLPEVGLAAAGIAILLARSLDVFTDPLIGYWCDRSSQGSRLLRPLMLAGTLLLLFGISRLFMPPADVGGAYLFLWSLVSYTGWTLITVPYLAWGAELTQAYHARTSVTVAREAFTILGTMLMIALPLLTGHTDQLARLMQNAAWLLYLLLPTAVLVTLAGTPAPGPRRATAPGYLRALMEDPLLRRLSLAFFSNSMANAIPASLIILYVETVLQAGASLPLFLGAYFFSGLVALPLWQALARRLGKARTWALSMLLASLAFLGVLVLGPGDVAAFTLICLLTGASLGIDMALPASIQADVAEQQRLVSGQHRTGTLFGLWSLLTKLALAMAVGIAFPLLSLSGFESGQPATATQTLWLTLLYALLPVIIKLYATWLVWRLPLTETNLLTLRDSARSREETDDKIARTDSDRLQPAAERRL; this is encoded by the coding sequence CTGACCCTGCCGCACTGGCAGCGCACCCTGCTGGCCTACGGCGTGACCGGGCTGCCGCTGGCCGCGCTCGGGCTGCCGCTGTACGTGTTCCTGCCCGCATTCTACGCCGGCCTGCCGGAGGTGGGACTGGCGGCGGCGGGCATTGCCATCCTGCTGGCGCGCTCGCTGGATGTGTTCACCGATCCATTGATCGGCTACTGGTGCGACCGCAGTTCCCAGGGTTCGCGCCTGCTGCGGCCGCTGATGCTGGCCGGCACCCTGCTGCTGCTGTTCGGCATCAGCCGTCTGTTCATGCCGCCGGCCGATGTCGGCGGCGCCTACCTGTTCCTGTGGAGCCTGGTCAGTTACACCGGCTGGACCCTGATCACCGTGCCCTACCTGGCCTGGGGCGCGGAGTTGACCCAGGCCTATCATGCACGCACCAGTGTGACCGTCGCGCGCGAGGCCTTCACCATCCTCGGCACGATGCTGATGATCGCCCTGCCCCTGCTGACCGGACACACGGATCAGCTGGCCCGGTTGATGCAGAACGCGGCCTGGCTGCTGTACCTCCTGCTGCCGACGGCGGTGCTGGTCACGCTGGCGGGCACACCGGCACCGGGACCGCGACGGGCCACCGCGCCCGGTTATCTGCGGGCACTGATGGAGGATCCCCTGCTGCGGCGGCTGTCGCTGGCCTTCTTCAGCAACAGCATGGCCAACGCCATCCCCGCCTCGCTGATCATTCTGTATGTGGAAACGGTGCTGCAGGCCGGGGCTTCGCTGCCGCTGTTTCTCGGCGCCTACTTCTTCAGCGGCCTGGTCGCCCTGCCCCTGTGGCAGGCGCTGGCGCGCCGCCTGGGCAAGGCCCGCACCTGGGCCCTGTCCATGCTGCTGGCCAGTCTCGCCTTCCTCGGCGTGCTCGTGCTGGGGCCGGGGGACGTCGCCGCCTTCACCCTCATCTGCCTGCTCACCGGCGCCAGCCTGGGCATCGACATGGCGCTGCCGGCCTCGATCCAGGCCGATGTCGCCGAACAGCAGCGGCTGGTGTCCGGTCAGCACCGCACCGGCACCCTCTTCGGTCTGTGGAGCCTGCTCACCAAGCTGGCGCTGGCGATGGCCGTGGGCATCGCCTTCCCCCTGCTATCGCTGTCCGGATTCGAATCGGGACAGCCCGCGACAGCGACACAGACACTGTGGCTGACGCTGCTCTATGCCCTGCTGCCGGTGATCATCAAGCTCTACGCCACCTGGCTGGTGTGGCGGCTGCCGTTGACCGAGACCAATTTGCTCACCCTGCGCGACAGCGCCCGTTCCCGGGAGGAGACCGATGACAAGATTGCCCGTACTGATTCTGATCGCCTGCAGCCTGCTGCTGAGCGCCGGTTGTAG
- a CDS encoding adenylate kinase, producing MKLILLGAPGAGKGTVAKMLTDIDGSVQISTGDILRAAVKEGTELGKQAEAYMKAGDLVPDELIMGIMEQRLQEPDCANGFLLDGFPRTIPQAEQLKALMDKLGIKLDMAVNLEVPREVILDRLTTRRTCTNCGAIYNVKSAPPKVEGVCDKCGGSVVQRDDETEEAISNRLDVYNEKTAPLVEFYRNEGLLLDVNATSSDEVVKTIKARLAG from the coding sequence GTGAAGCTGATTCTTTTGGGCGCGCCCGGTGCGGGCAAGGGCACGGTCGCCAAGATGCTGACCGACATCGACGGTTCGGTGCAGATCTCCACTGGCGACATCCTGCGCGCCGCCGTGAAGGAGGGCACCGAGTTGGGCAAGCAGGCCGAGGCCTACATGAAGGCGGGCGACCTGGTCCCGGATGAACTCATCATGGGTATCATGGAACAGCGCCTGCAGGAACCGGACTGCGCCAACGGCTTTCTGCTCGATGGCTTCCCGCGCACCATTCCCCAGGCCGAGCAGCTCAAGGCGCTGATGGACAAGCTGGGGATCAAGCTGGACATGGCCGTCAATCTGGAAGTGCCGCGCGAGGTCATCCTCGATCGTCTGACCACCCGGCGCACCTGCACCAATTGCGGTGCCATCTACAACGTCAAGAGCGCACCGCCCAAGGTCGAAGGCGTGTGCGACAAGTGCGGCGGCAGCGTAGTGCAGCGTGACGACGAGACCGAGGAGGCCATTTCCAACCGCCTCGACGTCTACAACGAGAAGACCGCCCCGCTGGTCGAGTTCTACCGCAACGAAGGCCTGCTGCTGGATGTGAACGCCACTTCCAGCGATGAGGTGGTCAAGACCATCAAGGCCAGGCTCGCCGGCTGA
- a CDS encoding SAM-dependent methyltransferase — protein sequence MTTEKVLRLEPQLQQLPVALRLLLPLLRAIRIGSLRLELADGRRFDFIGEQEGPAGVMRLQRPARFSLRLIANAGMGLAQAYLRGDWSSTRLADTLQVLALNERHMRAAFPGRQTLAGLDRLQHRLRANTRRGSRRNIRRHYDLGNDFYRLWLDPGMTYSGARFARPDEALEAAQTRKYAELLDSLHAAPGDHILEIGCGWGGFVEYAGRRGHRVTGITLSPAQYEYARARIAAAGLNTRVELRLQDYRDVRGRFDHVVSIEMFEAVGTEYWPDFFTSVFNCLRPGGRAALQVITIDPAVFARYVRRADFIQKYIFPGGMLPSVPVFAAHAARAGFQISRCEFRGEDYARTLRHWDHRFMLNRNRVREQGFDDRFVRLWHYYLAYCEAGFMTGRIDLMQTTLIRPPCP from the coding sequence ATGACCACAGAAAAGGTGCTGCGTCTCGAACCGCAGCTGCAACAGCTTCCCGTCGCATTGCGGCTGCTGCTGCCCCTGCTGCGCGCCATCCGCATCGGTTCCCTGCGTCTGGAACTGGCCGACGGCCGCCGGTTCGATTTCATCGGTGAGCAGGAAGGACCCGCCGGCGTGATGCGACTGCAGCGTCCGGCGCGTTTCAGCCTGCGGCTGATCGCCAATGCCGGCATGGGCCTGGCACAGGCCTATCTGCGCGGCGACTGGTCCAGCACCCGGCTGGCGGACACCCTGCAGGTCCTGGCGCTCAATGAACGTCACATGCGCGCGGCCTTCCCGGGGCGCCAGACGCTGGCGGGGCTGGACCGGCTGCAGCACCGGCTGCGCGCCAACACCCGGCGCGGCAGCCGCCGCAACATCCGCCGGCACTACGACCTGGGCAACGACTTCTACCGGCTCTGGCTTGATCCCGGCATGACCTACTCCGGTGCCCGCTTCGCCCGGCCCGACGAGGCGCTGGAGGCGGCCCAGACGCGCAAGTACGCCGAGTTGCTGGACTCGCTGCACGCCGCACCCGGCGATCACATCCTCGAGATCGGCTGTGGCTGGGGCGGCTTTGTCGAGTACGCCGGCCGCCGCGGCCACCGCGTCACCGGCATCACCCTGTCGCCGGCCCAGTATGAGTATGCCCGCGCGCGCATCGCGGCCGCCGGCCTGAACACGCGCGTCGAGCTGCGGCTGCAGGACTACCGGGATGTACGCGGCCGCTTCGATCATGTGGTTTCGATCGAGATGTTCGAGGCCGTCGGCACCGAGTACTGGCCGGATTTCTTCACTTCAGTGTTCAACTGCCTGCGCCCCGGCGGCCGTGCGGCTCTGCAGGTCATCACCATCGACCCGGCCGTCTTCGCGCGCTATGTGCGGCGCGCCGACTTCATCCAGAAATACATCTTCCCCGGCGGCATGCTGCCCTCGGTACCGGTGTTCGCCGCCCACGCCGCCCGCGCCGGGTTCCAGATCAGCCGCTGCGAGTTCCGGGGCGAGGACTATGCCCGCACCCTGCGCCACTGGGACCACCGCTTCATGCTCAACCGCAACCGGGTCCGGGAACAGGGCTTCGACGATCGGTTTGTCCGCCTCTGGCACTACTACCTGGCCTATTGCGAGGCCGGCTTCATGACCGGACGCATCGATCTGATGCAGACCACCCTGATCCGGCCGCCGTGCCCCTGA
- a CDS encoding DUF3833 domain-containing protein — MTRLPVLILIACSLLLSAGCSHMQAQDYQGQQPPLVLEEYFLGELQAWGMFQNRRGEVKRRFRVDIDGRMEGDELVLQEDFVYADGERQQRIWRIHRLDEHHYEGRADDVVGVARGAQYGNALNWEYKLRLEVGGKHYVVHFDDWMFLQDERVMINRATMRKWGIRLGEVTLVFVKTDPGTTAP, encoded by the coding sequence ATGACAAGATTGCCCGTACTGATTCTGATCGCCTGCAGCCTGCTGCTGAGCGCCGGTTGTAGTCACATGCAGGCACAGGACTATCAGGGTCAGCAGCCGCCGCTGGTGCTGGAGGAGTATTTCCTGGGCGAGCTGCAGGCCTGGGGCATGTTCCAGAACCGGCGCGGCGAAGTGAAGCGCCGCTTTCGCGTCGATATCGACGGCCGTATGGAAGGCGACGAACTGGTGCTGCAGGAGGACTTCGTCTATGCCGACGGCGAGCGCCAGCAGCGCATCTGGCGCATTCACCGGCTGGATGAACATCATTACGAGGGCCGGGCCGACGACGTGGTCGGGGTCGCCCGCGGGGCCCAGTACGGCAATGCGCTGAACTGGGAATACAAACTGCGGCTGGAAGTGGGCGGGAAACACTATGTCGTGCACTTCGACGACTGGATGTTCCTGCAGGACGAGCGGGTGATGATCAACCGGGCCACCATGCGCAAATGGGGTATCCGGCTGGGCGAGGTCACCCTGGTGTTCGTGAAGACCGATCCCGGGACGACCGCACCATGA
- a CDS encoding translocation/assembly module TamB domain-containing protein codes for MTALRRIGWLVGGLLLLLLLALLWLTLTPSGLRTGLALTARLVPGELGWKEVSGRLAGPLQIHGLHFRGAAGDYRLQRLDFDWSPTALADMTLAVERLHLDGLRLAPALTPGTPSAAAEQSALPDIRLPLRIRLRDVQLNGMEFIPADGAGQRIERLQFSADAAGSRVTLQQLELALSGVTVQASGRIALDSGSQTQLDFQWHAALPDLPAYAGAGALRGTPELLVLTHRLEQPAPAGLALQIRQPLRAPDWTLDLSLPMTALQRFAPGLPAHALGLTLQAGGDLSAARFEASLVSDHPDLQEQPLSLKGRLRHSDWNHYHLETAELQLAGSRLQVNADWTLDTASGRLELDWPTLAWPPLTPVFSAADGRLVWQGGVQDFTLELQTALAGQAVPAAQLALQGRGDAEGFSLDRFRAGLLDGQVQGEGRIGWADALDWRLRLSAQDIDPGRHWPDWPGRLSATLESGGEVRGEALTANVALQQLDGELRGLPLVGSGSLALGPDGWRFADLALRTGENRLTLNGGPHEADGMRWWLDFPELADTLPGIRGAVAGQGRLRGVWPQSRLTGELRLEALERADLMMAQAELGFDAGLGSPDAPLQFQLQGRDWQWQARELASVSAELSGSLADHRLQLEADGPSHGLQLTLNGNWQAPDWSGRIARFDWTLPETGTWTLQEAVAMTLGPEAARVDPVCWQQAAAALCLEGHAAQAWSDWQADVRLDGLPLNRLQPWLPVGVVFDSTLSARLSAQQTEGRLRSEGRFDLPAGTVAWGEGEGRQQLPHGAATVDWRLDAAGLQADARLGLLEQDRLTAEVTLPGFRPGAALDQQRMAGRLQGEVRRLEVIELFVPALTRVQGQLDIDSRIAGRLLAPELQLGARLHEAALWVPAAGIHLEDIGLQLDSAADGQLRLRGGARSGAGRIGLDGTLDLTRLPDWRLQLGVQGEDFLVLDIPEARLPVSPDLELKVQPPRIDLAGRVHVPEARLAPRDFSGAVGPSRDVVVVTGEAQQTPRWSVHTRVTLSLGEAVMFEGYGLTGRLAGRIELIDEPGQLTRARGELQVVDGSYAAYGQTLDITQGRVIYSGGPVDNPALDATAVRQIDEVTAGLRLGGFLQDPQLELFSRPAMAEGDVLSYLMLGRPMAGASGAEGQLLMRAATAMGVKGGNALAGQIGETLGLDEVSVSGGGSGGTAEDTSLVLGKYLSPRLYVNYSVGLFEHLSTLNLRYELSRRWSLESELGVESGVDLLFNIER; via the coding sequence GTGACGGCACTGCGTCGCATCGGCTGGCTCGTCGGCGGTCTGCTGCTCCTGCTGCTGCTGGCATTGCTGTGGCTGACCCTGACCCCCAGCGGTCTGCGCACCGGCCTGGCGCTGACGGCCCGGCTGGTGCCGGGTGAACTAGGCTGGAAGGAGGTGAGCGGCCGCCTGGCCGGACCGCTGCAGATCCATGGTCTGCACTTCCGCGGCGCCGCCGGTGATTATCGCCTGCAACGGCTCGATTTCGACTGGTCGCCCACGGCCCTGGCCGACATGACCCTGGCTGTGGAACGGCTGCATCTGGACGGATTACGCCTGGCCCCGGCGCTCACGCCCGGAACGCCCTCTGCCGCTGCGGAACAATCCGCATTGCCCGATATCCGGCTGCCGCTGCGCATCAGGCTACGCGATGTGCAACTCAACGGCATGGAGTTCATACCGGCCGACGGCGCGGGGCAACGTATTGAACGGCTGCAGTTCAGCGCAGACGCTGCCGGCAGCAGGGTGACGTTGCAGCAGCTGGAACTGGCGCTGTCCGGCGTGACGGTGCAGGCCAGCGGCCGCATTGCCCTGGACTCCGGCAGTCAGACCCAACTCGATTTCCAGTGGCACGCGGCCCTGCCGGATTTGCCTGCCTATGCCGGTGCCGGCGCGTTGCGCGGCACTCCGGAGCTGCTGGTGCTGACGCATCGCCTGGAGCAGCCGGCCCCGGCCGGGCTTGCACTTCAGATCCGTCAGCCCCTGCGTGCTCCAGACTGGACGCTGGATCTGTCCCTGCCGATGACAGCATTGCAGCGTTTCGCCCCGGGGCTGCCTGCACATGCCCTGGGCCTGACGCTGCAGGCCGGTGGCGATCTCTCCGCGGCGCGTTTTGAAGCCAGTCTGGTCAGCGATCATCCCGATCTGCAGGAGCAACCGTTGAGTCTCAAGGGCCGGTTGCGCCACAGCGACTGGAACCATTACCACCTGGAGACGGCCGAACTCCAGCTGGCCGGGAGCCGGCTGCAGGTCAACGCCGACTGGACGCTCGATACTGCCAGCGGCCGGCTGGAACTGGATTGGCCGACCCTGGCCTGGCCACCGCTGACCCCGGTGTTCAGCGCTGCCGACGGCCGGCTGGTCTGGCAAGGCGGCGTGCAGGATTTCACGCTCGAACTGCAGACGGCTCTGGCCGGACAGGCCGTGCCGGCGGCGCAACTCGCCCTGCAGGGGCGTGGCGATGCAGAGGGATTTTCCCTGGACCGTTTCCGCGCCGGGCTGTTGGACGGTCAGGTGCAGGGGGAGGGTCGTATCGGCTGGGCCGATGCGCTGGACTGGCGCCTGCGCCTCAGCGCACAGGACATCGACCCCGGCCGCCACTGGCCGGACTGGCCGGGACGGCTGTCGGCAACGCTGGAGTCCGGCGGCGAGGTACGCGGTGAGGCGCTGACAGCCAACGTGGCGCTGCAGCAACTGGACGGCGAGTTGCGCGGCCTGCCGCTGGTCGGAAGCGGCAGCCTTGCCCTCGGCCCCGACGGTTGGCGCTTCGCCGATCTCGCATTGCGCACGGGCGAGAACCGGCTGACCCTGAACGGTGGACCGCACGAGGCGGACGGGATGCGCTGGTGGCTGGACTTCCCCGAACTGGCCGACACCCTGCCGGGCATCCGGGGTGCGGTGGCGGGTCAGGGCCGGTTGCGGGGTGTCTGGCCGCAGAGCCGGCTCACGGGTGAGTTGCGACTGGAGGCGCTGGAGCGCGCCGACCTGATGATGGCGCAGGCCGAGCTCGGCTTCGACGCCGGACTGGGCAGTCCGGATGCACCCCTGCAGTTCCAGCTCCAGGGCCGGGACTGGCAGTGGCAGGCGCGCGAACTGGCCAGTGTCAGCGCCGAACTCAGTGGCAGTCTGGCCGATCACCGCCTGCAACTGGAGGCGGACGGACCGTCGCATGGCCTGCAACTGACGCTGAATGGCAACTGGCAGGCACCGGACTGGAGCGGGCGCATCGCCCGGTTCGACTGGACCCTGCCGGAGACCGGCACCTGGACGCTGCAAGAGGCCGTGGCCATGACCCTGGGGCCCGAGGCCGCCCGGGTCGATCCCGTCTGCTGGCAGCAGGCGGCGGCCGCGCTGTGCCTGGAAGGCCATGCCGCGCAGGCCTGGAGCGACTGGCAGGCCGATGTGCGCCTGGACGGTCTGCCCCTGAACCGGCTGCAGCCCTGGCTGCCGGTCGGGGTCGTGTTCGATTCGACCCTGTCGGCGCGGCTGTCTGCGCAGCAGACGGAGGGCCGGCTGCGCAGCGAGGGCAGATTTGATCTGCCGGCCGGGACGGTGGCCTGGGGTGAGGGCGAGGGCCGACAACAACTCCCGCACGGCGCGGCTACCGTGGACTGGCGGCTGGATGCCGCGGGTCTGCAGGCCGATGCCCGGCTCGGACTGCTGGAACAGGATCGTCTGACCGCCGAGGTGACCCTGCCCGGTTTCCGGCCGGGGGCGGCGCTGGATCAGCAGCGCATGGCGGGCCGCCTGCAGGGTGAGGTCCGCCGGCTCGAGGTGATCGAACTCTTCGTTCCCGCCCTGACCCGGGTGCAGGGACAGCTGGACATCGACAGCCGCATCGCCGGCCGTCTGCTCGCCCCGGAACTGCAACTCGGCGCGCGGCTGCATGAGGCCGCCCTGTGGGTGCCGGCGGCCGGCATTCATCTCGAGGACATCGGGCTGCAACTGGACTCGGCTGCCGACGGACAGCTGCGGTTGCGGGGCGGGGCGCGTTCCGGCGCGGGCCGCATCGGGCTCGACGGCACTCTGGATCTGACCCGGTTGCCGGACTGGCGGTTGCAGCTTGGCGTTCAGGGCGAGGACTTCCTGGTGCTGGATATTCCGGAGGCGCGGTTGCCGGTCTCACCTGATCTGGAGCTGAAGGTGCAGCCGCCGCGAATCGATCTTGCTGGCCGTGTCCACGTCCCCGAGGCGCGGCTGGCACCGCGTGATTTCAGCGGCGCGGTCGGACCGTCACGCGACGTGGTTGTGGTCACAGGCGAGGCACAGCAGACGCCGCGCTGGTCGGTACATACGCGGGTGACGCTGAGTCTGGGTGAGGCGGTCATGTTCGAGGGCTACGGCCTGACCGGCCGCCTCGCCGGCCGGATCGAGTTGATCGACGAGCCGGGCCAGCTGACCCGCGCCCGGGGTGAACTGCAGGTGGTCGACGGCAGTTATGCGGCCTACGGCCAGACGCTCGACATCACCCAGGGCCGGGTCATCTACAGCGGGGGACCGGTGGACAATCCGGCGCTGGACGCCACCGCCGTGCGCCAGATCGACGAGGTCACCGCCGGCCTGCGGCTCGGAGGCTTCCTGCAGGATCCGCAGCTGGAACTGTTTTCACGTCCGGCCATGGCCGAGGGCGATGTCCTGTCCTATCTGATGCTGGGCCGGCCCATGGCCGGGGCGAGCGGCGCCGAGGGTCAGCTGTTGATGCGGGCCGCCACCGCCATGGGGGTGAAGGGCGGTAACGCCCTGGCCGGGCAGATCGGCGAGACCCTGGGGCTGGACGAGGTCAGCGTCAGCGGCGGTGGCAGCGGGGGAACGGCGGAGGACACCTCGCTGGTGCTGGGCAAGTATCTCTCGCCGCGATTGTACGTGAACTACAGCGTGGGCCTGTTCGAGCACCTGAGCACGCTGAACCTGCGCTATGAACTCAGCCGGCGCTGGTCCCTGGAAAGCGAGCTCGGGGTGGAGTCCGGGGTGGACCTGCTGTTCAACATCGAACGCTGA
- a CDS encoding autotransporter assembly complex protein TamA, which produces MSVRRFFILLLLMLCPQLLPAAEIDIRIEGLEQDSLRANVLALLSLTTLKDREAPSEVRVRRYFNLAEREIRTALEPFGYYRPRIESRLRRTEAGWQASFGIDPGEPVRVRELALELQGPGREAQDLQALIDDPLLGLGEVAVHARYEALKKSLLGKALELGYLDAAYTRHELRIDPAAGSATVLLQLDTGRRYRFGEISFEAAGLRETLLRRYLSFAPGEPYSDRKLLELQRALLDSDYFESVSVVDQREAAQDYAIPIEVRLEPRKRHRYTAGIGFGTDTGVRGKLGWEVRRINSRGHTLSSELRASEIRQGAHVEYGIPVRNPRTDRLSFAAAVQQEDSATIESDSRTLAANLSRVRGRLRENLSLTFLDEDFRLGDQKGSTRLLMPGVAWTYIKADDPLITRHGWRAQLELRGATPEIISETRFLQLVVGAKYILPLGSRGRILTRGQLGTTWMSDFDVLPASVRFFAGGDRSVRGFDYQKLGPTDASGEVVGGRHLLIGSLEYEHRIKGKWRAAVFVDTGNAFDDFGDELETGAGIGVRWESPVGLLRVDIASAVSRPDNPLRLHITLGPDL; this is translated from the coding sequence ATGTCCGTGCGCCGGTTTTTCATCCTCCTGCTCCTGATGCTGTGTCCGCAACTGCTGCCGGCCGCGGAAATCGATATACGTATCGAGGGCCTGGAACAGGACAGCCTGCGCGCCAACGTCCTGGCACTGCTGTCGCTGACCACACTGAAGGACCGCGAGGCACCCTCCGAGGTGCGGGTGCGGCGCTATTTCAACCTGGCCGAACGGGAGATCCGGACCGCGCTGGAACCCTTCGGTTATTACCGTCCGCGGATCGAGTCCCGTTTGCGGCGTACCGAGGCGGGCTGGCAGGCCAGCTTCGGCATCGATCCGGGCGAACCGGTCCGGGTGCGTGAACTGGCGCTGGAACTGCAGGGGCCGGGCCGCGAAGCACAGGATCTGCAGGCGCTGATCGATGACCCGCTGCTCGGCCTGGGCGAGGTGGCCGTGCATGCCCGCTACGAGGCCTTGAAGAAATCCCTGCTCGGCAAGGCACTGGAACTGGGTTATCTGGACGCCGCCTATACCCGTCACGAGTTGCGCATCGATCCGGCCGCCGGCAGCGCGACGGTGCTGCTGCAGCTGGACACCGGCCGGCGCTATCGCTTCGGTGAGATCAGCTTCGAGGCGGCCGGGCTGCGCGAAACCCTGTTGCGCCGGTATCTCAGCTTTGCTCCGGGTGAGCCCTATTCGGACCGCAAGCTGCTCGAGTTGCAGCGTGCCCTGCTCGACAGTGACTACTTCGAATCGGTCAGTGTAGTCGATCAGCGCGAGGCCGCGCAGGATTACGCCATTCCGATCGAAGTCCGCCTGGAGCCGCGCAAGCGCCACCGTTATACCGCGGGCATCGGTTTCGGTACCGATACAGGCGTGCGTGGCAAGCTGGGCTGGGAGGTGCGACGCATCAACAGCCGCGGCCACACCCTGTCCAGCGAACTGCGGGCCTCCGAGATCCGTCAGGGGGCGCATGTCGAATACGGTATTCCGGTGCGCAATCCACGCACCGACCGTCTGAGCTTCGCCGCCGCGGTCCAGCAGGAGGACAGCGCGACGATCGAGAGTGACTCCCGCACCCTGGCGGCGAATCTGAGCCGGGTCCGGGGACGACTGCGCGAGAATCTGTCGCTGACCTTCCTGGATGAGGATTTCCGCCTGGGCGATCAGAAGGGCAGTACCCGGTTGCTGATGCCCGGCGTGGCCTGGACCTACATCAAGGCCGACGATCCCCTGATCACCCGGCATGGTTGGCGGGCGCAGCTGGAACTGCGCGGGGCGACCCCGGAAATCATCTCCGAGACCCGCTTCCTGCAACTCGTCGTCGGCGCCAAGTACATCCTTCCCCTCGGTTCACGCGGACGCATTCTCACCCGCGGCCAGCTCGGCACCACCTGGATGTCGGACTTCGATGTGCTGCCGGCCTCGGTACGTTTCTTCGCCGGCGGCGACCGCAGCGTGCGCGGTTTCGATTATCAGAAGCTGGGTCCGACCGATGCCAGCGGAGAAGTGGTCGGCGGCCGGCACCTGCTGATCGGCAGCCTGGAATACGAGCACAGAATCAAGGGCAAGTGGCGTGCCGCGGTGTTCGTCGATACCGGCAACGCCTTCGACGATTTCGGTGATGAACTGGAAACCGGCGCCGGCATCGGCGTGCGCTGGGAATCACCCGTGGGCCTGCTGCGCGTCGACATCGCTTCGGCGGTCAGCCGTCCGGACAACCCGCTGCGCCTGCACATCACCCTGGGGCCGGACCTGTGA